gtaatCATATAATTTTTCTACAAGAAAGGCCTCCGAAGGAAGATAACAATAGTCGATGTGTGTTTTTATTTCGTCTTGTACTGGCTGCTGGTTCCAGGTCAATAAATAAGCTACTTTTATGgtgagggtcttttgttattaagcccattCGCcaaacattttcctagtttccagctcacaacctctgaggatgcctgccttagatgcaggcgaaacatcaggagagaatgcttctggaacatggccagacatcctGGAAAAATCACAGTACCCCTGTATTGATCTTCATTTGCAAAAGAAAGAACTGATAGGGAAAGAATCTGCTATTGGTTCGCCGAGCCTTAAAAACAACCTGTTCCATGGTGGCAGGTCAGATTCAAGACGGAACGTTGCATCTATTCGTACCTTCCTTTGATATaatcctttcttcccccctcgGAAGTACTGTAATGTCTGTTTCATGAAGCCATTCGACCGACGGAAATGACTGGGTTTGGCTAAAAGCCACGTGAGTTCGGACATCACAGACGCAAACTTAGCTTGAGAAGGAAATGGTTTgaaagcaaacttgggccctccaggtgttttggactccaactcccacaattcctaacagcctaccggctgttaggaattgtgggagttggagtccaaaacacctggagggcccaagtttgcccaggcctgttttaGAGAAACACTTCTACCATTCTTTGTTTCTTAAGATGGATATTTGTCTGTGAGATGCATGCATGCCAGGTAACCAGCCTGGGCTTTCCGACTTGAAAGTGGCAGCGTTACTCCAAGATCCAACACCCGTCTTTTTCCGGCTGGTGACAGCACTAGCTGACGATTCTTAAATATTGATGGTTATTGTCTTGTACGGCAGTTGTGTGTGCCACTTGTACTGTATTCCTGGAATAAATTCTTTCAAGCTTACGtcttccaaacttttttttcttcattgATTGCTCAGAGGATTAAATCCAATCTAATTTTTGAGTTGCAAACTTGGCAGGTGAATGGAAGCCTATCTTGAGTTTGGGGAGGCCTTATTATACTGGGTGGGGCAGATAGGGGttatctaggtcagtgtttctcagccttcctaatgccacgaccccttaatagagttcctcatgttgtggtgacccccaaccataaaattattttcgttgctgcttcgtaactgtaatattgctactgttatgaatcgtaatgtaaacatctgatatgcaggatgtgttttcattcactggaccaaatttgacacaaatacctgatacgccccaatttgaatattgggggggggggtgattttgttatttggtgaTCAGCAATTGGTAACGGGGCAGGGCTATATGTGGAAGCCACGGTCCGGTATATGGGTGGTGGATATTTGGTCATTCTagctcaaggtccgaggcagttgagcagTATCCACAACTGAGCAACTCTACTTAgtatccactctgctcaccccacatggagcccctggtggtgcaacctttgtgccagcaggacttctgattgacaggtcagtggtttgaaactgtggagagcgggttgagctccctctgtcagctccgactccccatgtggggacacgagataAGCCTGCCACATTCtgtcgtcccctgggcaatgtccttgcagacagccaattctcacaccagaagtgacttgcagtttctcaagttgatcctggcatgaaaaaaaaatgagagaagcctttcacatcCATTTGTcacctgggtaacgtccttgaacacagcccattctctcacactagaagcaacttgccatttttcaaatcgcttctgacaccgagagagagagagaagcctcccacatccaGTCGTCCCcggggcaacatccttacagacagccaattctctcatgccagaagtgacttgcagttcctcaaatcactcctacacacacaaaacaaaacaaaagagagaagcctccgacatccaatcgtcccctgggcaacatccttgcagttggccaattctctcatgccagaagcaatttgcagtttctcaagtcactcctgacacggggaaaaaaaccaaaaagcaagagaagcctcccacatccagtcgtcccctgggcaacgtctttgcagacggccaattttctcacaccagaagtgactgcagtttctcaagtcactcctgtcacacacaaaaaagaaaagaaaatgagagaagcctgccacatccgggcatcctctgggcaacgtccttgcagacggccaattctctaacaccagaagtgacttgcagtttttcaagttgctcctgacacaggtgAAAAACATAAACGAAAAAAAGCCTGCCatatccagacatcccctgggcaatgtccttccagatggccaattctctaacacctgaagtgacttgcagtttctcaaatcgctcccgacaccaaaaaaacccacacaagagGACTGTTTCTCTtatttatccctgactggactgccacatCCAGAAGGACAAAAAAGACATGTAAATTTTGAATTGCAAGAAAATCATATTCAGCCACGTGGTATAGTATAGGCATGGGACCAAAGAATTGGGGTGCATGACGAATGAACAAACGAACAGGTTGGATGTTTATTTGAAAGGCAGTTTTGTATGCAGGAGTTTTTATAAAACTTGTAACTGTAGTTACAAGATTTATGACTGTAGTCCTGACACTGAGCTTGCTTTTGCTATTTGTAATCAACCAAGGACTATCTGAGATACAGCGTTTGGGACAAAACAGTTACGGTAGGTGGCACAGAAGCTGCCCATCACCATGAGAGTAGGTTGCTTTTATCCTGTGTTGCAGGAATGGCACGGGACAGTGGCAAGCGTGTAGTAATCTGAAATTGTTTATCTTCTGTGACCAAGGAGGTACATCTTTCGACTGGAGCTCTTTCCACATCTCCAGGTGCTGAAACGCTTTCCCCTTGGGCGTGTGTTGCTTGGTGGCGACCCAGGTGGTACTTGCGCTTGAAGCTCTTGCCACACTCCAGGCATCCGAACAGCTTCTCCCTTCGGTGGGTGGCTTGATGACGAGTGAGGCTTCCTTTCTGGATGAACCTCTTCCCACACTCCGAGCACGTATACGTTTTCTCCCCCGTGTGCGTTGCAAGGTGGTAGGAGAGGTTTCCTTTCTGAATGAACCTCctcccgcactccaggcattgatACGGCTTCACCCCCGTGTGCGTCGCCAGGTGGTGCCTCATGTTGCCTTTCTGgatgaagctcttcccacattcggggcatttgtagggtttctctccagtatggATCCTTAGGTGTTTCACAAGGTATGACCTCCACCtaaagctctttccgcactcGAAGCACTGAAACAGCTCCTCTCCCGTTGGTGTCCTTTCATCGGAAATCAGGTACTGTCTCACTTTGAAAGCCTTGTTGACCGTGAGCCTTTTTCTATGAGGATTAAGGCTGGTTTTGGAGCTGAAGCTTCGCTCACATTGAAGGCAAGGGCATTCGCTTCTTTCCTGGGTTATTTCTTGGGGTGAGAGTCTGCAGGCACACTCGTCCTGAGAAGCAGGGCTTCGGTCCTCTCTTGTTCCTTCCATTTTTGTTCTCGGTCCTTTCATCTGATCACATTTTCCTCCCTGAAGCAAAAGTTCCGATGCTTTCCCTTCATTTTCACTCTTTGGTCCATCCTCACCTGAAAACACGAGAAATAAAAGGTCAGGGCTGAGATAAGAAGTAGAaactccagtttctgaatgcattgGTGGATGCCCATTTGCATCAATGTGAGGAGACCACGGAGAAGAAaaatgctttggtcagacctcattttTAATACTACATCCAGTTCTGGTCCCCAAAATTAAAGAAGGACATcgataagatggaatgtgtccagaggaaggcaaatgtgagtagatcaataggtactgccggAAGTGAAAGGAGAAGACTTTGCCTTTGCCTCTGTGTTTGTGTCTCATTggatttcattgtaacaaggcattgaatattcACCTGtgcctgtttatatgctgtaatccgctcttaGTCCCatcagatacatacatacatatataattattacTTAAACCAAGATGATTTTTATAAAGTGAATTGATCAAGGCCAAGAAAGGGTGGAGCCTCACCCAaaaaggacacactcccccaatTCTCCGTCATCATTTCCTCGTGAAGCCTCCTTTGGCTTGGATCCAGCAAGGCCCACTCCTCTGCGGTAAAATACACAGCCAGCTCTTCGAAGATCACCTGCATGATGAAAGACATACACAGGTGAGCACAAAGTGCCAATGCGAGTCTCAAAAGGCAGCAAGGCCATGAGGGACaaggggacacacacacacacacttacacacaaGGCAGGGCAGTGGGATGCTAtaactgtatattatatatttctttgttgccaccaaatatttatttttacctgggaaatgctctgagtccccacagggagatagagcagtatataaataaagtattattattattattattattattcatagaatcatagaatcaaagagttggaagagacctcatgggccatccagtccaaccccctgcaagaaGCCAGAatagtgcattcaaagcacccctgacagatggccatccagcctctgtttaaaagcttccaaagaaggagcctccaccacactccagggcagagagttccactgctgaatggctcttacaggaagttctacctcatgttcagatggaatctcctctcttgtagtttgaagccattgttccgcgtcctagtctccaaggaagcagaaaacaagcttgctccctcctcctccctgtggcttcctctcacatatttatgcatggctatcatatcccctctcagccttctcttcttcaggctaaacatgcccagctccttaagccgctcctcatagggcttgttctccagacccttgatcattttagttgccctcctctggacacatttcagcttgtcaatatctctcttgaattgtggtgcccagaactggacacaatattccaggtgtggtctaaccaaagcagaacagagtggtaataataataataataataataataataataataataataataatggtttcttCTGCTGCCACTATTTATTgattcataggccacctccttcactAGCATGTTCAAGAAGACAAACAAACttttcaggtgaaataaaacaagaatatgatgtttatttttgttcttgaacagtaaagatgcGTAATGGTTTCAATAAATTGTCAGGCTTTAGTTTTACAGAGAATGGTCTTATAGCGTgagtttcttaaaagcaatgttccGCGCACAGGAATAAGAACaggttattttgaaccttttgaatcctctttccacaccagcactctgAACACTATAGAGGCCTGTTATTTGTCTTACTCCTTCTCCCTGAAGGAtttaactattttcctcaaagaggtaggTATCTTCCTAACAACAtttcccaaaactcttccttcctccattccccttCAAATCCCCTAACATAACTCTTCAAACTCTAAGCTCCCAACTAACAAGACTCTGGCTGCATTAGCTCTTACtttccctcatagaatcatagaatcaaagagttggaagagacctcatgggccatccagtccaaccccctgccaagaagcaggaattttgcattcaaatcacccttgacagatggccatccagcctctgtttaaaagcttccaaagaaggagcctccaccacagtctggggcagagagttccactgctgaacggctctcacagtcaggaagttcttcctcatgttcagatggaatctcctttcttgtagtttgaagccattgtttcgcgtcctggtctccagggaagcagaaaacaagcttgctccctcctccttgtggcttcctctcacatatttatactggCTCTAAGCAACTCCCttcaatttcatcagccaatcagactgcaccaatcgctcttcccttcctctccttagcttttccaagccaggcctACTTACTGCCTTTACACCAACCTTGTAAGGTAGGCTAATCCGTTACACtatacatatagaatcatagaatgagacCATAGgagtcatccagcccaacccgcttctgccatgcaggaaaagcacaatcaaagcactcccaacagatggtcatccagcttctgtttaaaagcctccaaagaaggtgcttccACTACATTCTGTTTGGAAAGTTTTGAGGACAAACCTTCTCGCCCCACCATGGATTTTGCCCCTTACCTGCTCTGGTTTTGTAGAAGCCGTTCTGAGATCATCACACCGAAAAGACTTGCCTGTATTTAATGGCCATGCCTTTATGGCACTTCCTGTGAGGAATGAAAAAGCCAAATGGGAAAGttatctgggcttgttcaggactcagactctattttagaaacagtttgcttagagacttcagtaggaacaaaTGCTCAATTCCATACTCAGAAAAATTACTCAATGCCAGAACTTCAACACATACACAAAGATCTGGAAGGGAGCAATGAATAGTGCAGCGATCCAAGCCTTGAGCAATGGTTCTGGAGATCAAGGTTCAATTCCCTGTTCAgcctggaaacccattgggtgaccttcaCACCTTCTCAGCCCcaggaaaccccatgataggtttgcctatTCTTGGCAAGGTTTCTGTAGCCATAACACcaagtatatatatttttgacagagctggagctgacagagggagctcacccatgctctcccaggattcgaatctccaacctgtcggtcttcagtcctgccggcacaaaggtttgacCCACTGCGTCATTGGGGCTCCCCCTCCTTTGAGGTCTAAAATCATACtgtataacaaaaatggagtcctgtgtctgaagcctCTCCCACAGAGGTAAGTCAAACTGGAACACTaaaatgtacatataatatagtttaacaattatacacatttacaaacagttactggagccttggaaggttgctatttccaataaTACACACcctattccacacacacacacacacacacacaccttccca
This genomic interval from Anolis sagrei isolate rAnoSag1 chromosome 2, rAnoSag1.mat, whole genome shotgun sequence contains the following:
- the LOC132765747 gene encoding zinc finger and SCAN domain-containing protein 30-like, whose amino-acid sequence is MLEGNVAIVGNFAEKIEEHDSKLGKGSPLIETQPCGTFEEQNTQKTLKMHAFSLDLHRQRFRGLCYKEEEGPRRVCSRVHALCRQWLKPERHTKAEMLDLVVLEQFLAILPMEMERWVRECGAESSSQAMALAEGFLLSHAAEKRMEERQEIFVEETAEMKKSNSETEGIKQDGDRAPSTLGSAIKAWPLNTGKSFRCDDLRTASTKPEQVIFEELAVYFTAEEWALLDPSQRRLHEEMMTENWGSVSFLGEDGPKSENEGKASELLLQGGKCDQMKGPRTKMEGTREDRSPASQDECACRLSPQEITQERSECPCLQCERSFSSKTSLNPHRKRLTVNKAFKVRQYLISDERTPTGEELFQCFECGKSFRWRSYLVKHLRIHTGEKPYKCPECGKSFIQKGNMRHHLATHTGVKPYQCLECGRRFIQKGNLSYHLATHTGEKTYTCSECGKRFIQKGSLTRHQATHRREKLFGCLECGKSFKRKYHLGRHQATHAQGESVSAPGDVERAPVERCTSLVTEDKQFQITTRLPLSRAIPATQDKSNLLSW